In a single window of the Pyrococcus sp. NA2 genome:
- a CDS encoding Na+/H+ antiporter subunit E — protein MTEASRLSRYLYTLIIVFIIWLFLTASLDPQELAMGLIFSAIVAAFTYEIFTTRGLSNLHPRRVAYAIAYVPYFLWAMIKANLDVAYRVLHPKRPINPGIVECKTTLRNEVGKLALANSITLTPGTITLDIDGDRYFIHWIDVKDKSVEGASEHITRPFEKFLKVIFE, from the coding sequence ATGACAGAAGCAAGCCGTCTCAGCAGGTATCTGTACACTTTAATAATCGTTTTCATAATCTGGCTGTTTCTGACGGCAAGTTTGGATCCCCAGGAACTTGCTATGGGTTTGATATTCTCCGCGATCGTCGCCGCGTTTACATATGAGATATTCACAACGCGGGGACTCTCAAACCTTCATCCGAGAAGGGTTGCATACGCTATCGCTTACGTTCCATATTTCCTCTGGGCAATGATAAAGGCGAACCTTGATGTTGCATATAGGGTGTTGCATCCTAAGAGACCAATCAACCCAGGAATAGTCGAGTGTAAGACAACATTAAGGAACGAGGTAGGAAAACTAGCCCTTGCTAACTCAATAACATTAACTCCTGGGACAATAACCCTCGATATAGATGGAGACAGGTATTTTATCCATTGGATTGATGTTAAGGATAAAAGCGTTGAAGGGGCTTCTGAGCACATAACCAGACCTTTTGAAAAATTCTTAAAGGTGATCTTCGAATGA